From Drosophila santomea strain STO CAGO 1482 chromosome 2R, Prin_Dsan_1.1, whole genome shotgun sequence:
GCAGACGTATAGCATGTTACCCCTTCTTCTGCTCCCAATTGACAGCTCAGTGTTGGGTTCGGCGACATTGATGCCGCTAATGGGAGCAGCGGTGGAGTTGTTTGGCGCAGATTCCTCCACTAGACAAATAACATCAGTCTGCATATTTCCCTTTAAACTTTGATCAAATGTTTGCTTTTCGGACAAGGCGACCATGTGAACTTCCGTCATGTCTGGCTGTTAACAACCATATGGGCAAGTTGACGCAGTAAACAAAAAGCACATAGTTTGAAGTTTTGATAGGGAAAATCCAATGTACTATTTGCAGattaataaatcatttttaattatttttccttgcttttattttcagaTCCCACCTCTTTTGGGCACAAACTGGAATGACAAAAGTCAGAGTCCAATCACAACGAAGTACAATTGACAGAATGACATCAACTAGTTGTTTTATCGGTCTAGGCTGCTTTCTGGTCCTTGTTCAAACTCTAGCTCCAGCAAAGGCTGCGGAGCACTCAGTGTTCACCCACAAAAACGCATCATCGGTCTTGGGTCAATTGGTTACCTCGAGCACCCTAGTATGGGAGAGCTATGAACCCAAGGATGCCACACAGCTGCAGTTCGCCGTTGAAGGCGGAAAGTACGTTACTGAGGATGAGCATTACCCCATGTACGTATGCCGTGTGCCAATCGATGGCATCCAAGTGTCCGGCCACACCGAGAAAATCCTTCAGAGACACGTCTGCCTTGCGGCCCACTATAAGCACGGAAAGTACGACAACTTCGATGTCCTGATGAACAAGGGTCACCTGGGGAAGGTTGGCTGGCGTCATTGGCGTAAGTTCGATGCTGGTGTTCCCGTGGGTGCCATACGCATTGGAGATGACTCCTACATTGGTCGCCATCGGGCCCCAAGTCAACCGAATAAGGACGGCGTTGTCACCCACTGGGGCGCAGACTTTAATCTCGGCCACTTGGAGCCGGTGGGTCTGGGAAAAATCAGGGTCATTGAAGCCGAACGTGAGAAGTACTACGACGATGGCGAGGTTCTAGTCGAGACAGAGCCTTTCCGGTACGAGCTCAGGGACATCAAACTGGATCGCTTGCGCACTGATATTCAAGAGAACATGACTGAACTGGGTAAGTCTAATCAAATATAATTGGTTAGCTTTTTAATAACATAAACTCTTTTCGTAGTTACTAGGAGGCTTGAGAATCTGGAAGATAAATATAGCACTGTGGAGACCATTCTAAGCTATACCTTCAACTATAATCAATATTGGGGATCCCATGAGGGTGTTGCTCGGGGGCTGCCCACAAAAATATTCGAAAAAGATGAAGCCGTCCCGGCTGAAATCAATTGGGCCTTAAAACACACCGAGAAGCGATCGGAAAACAAGGCAGTCCACACGAAACTCTGGCCCGGCACAGCAATTAATGTTACGCTACGTGGTAACTATGTGACCCTGGAGGCGCCGTACAGTGGCAAGCTCTTTGCTTTCTATTACGGAAGCGAAGAAAGCGTTTCCCGTAAGATCAGCGCAGAGGTAAGTGCTTCGAGCTCTTTGCAAAGTCAAGTTCTAATGTATTTCAACTTACAGGTGCGTAAGAGCTACTTGAAGGAGGTAAAGCTGGAGTTCAGCCCCGTCTACTGGATTGAGAACGGTACTCTGGTGCCCACAACGACCACCACAACGACCACGTCCACATCGACCACGACACATGCCACAACAACCAGCACCAAGGAGCCGACGCCCATAAACGAGCCCCCGCTGGTCCATATGAAGGACAATGGAGTGCAGCATTCAGGTCCCGATACGCTGGAGAAGACTTTGCACGACTCACCGTCCAGCAACGAGTTAAATTCGCACGAGGCTCCAGAGAACATGTCCTCCAACCCGGCCAAGGATGTGGCACTGGCAGGGTTCGGAGTTAACGCAGCGGGGTCAACATTTATTGCTGGGTCGACTTCATTGACGCTACTTTTAACACTTTTTTTGAGTCTGTAGATGAAATTGAGCTCTGGACTTAGTATAGCgtttaattgttgttgttgtaccTGTTGTACCCGTCTTTGAGAGCGTCAGAGAGATGAAATAAGCAGATAGACATTGTAGGCATATATAAACCCCAAGAAGCGGGAAAATTGGTGTGAAATTTGGTGTGAAAACGGAAAGCAAAAGtcgatattttttatacttgTCCCAAGGCTTCTTCTATAACACGCATGCAAGCGAAAGAATTTAAATGATCACGAAAATAAACGTAATACATTCCTAAACAGAACCCCTTACAAGcggaaataaatcaaaagtatgaataaaaataaatatatccatatttttatgtagaaatattttacaagtttttttatttgcaatgaTTTAAATCGCTTCTCATTTTTGTAGTTAGTAAGCAGCATTAATAGCAAGTAGAGAAAATACTAAACTTGAATTGACATTTGTTTAGGGATGATATTACAAATCGCGCTCTCTAAAATGATGTACGTATACATGTATGTCTAATATGTAAACCTATGTATAACATAAGAACGAGTATGTATGCTATTTTTTAAGTCAACCACTCcaaatatgtaaaatagaaCCTTTTTATTTGAACactttgattttaaatatgatttgcGTTTATTTAAGGCTAATCTCTATCAGAATCGATTTGACTTCAATTAAAACTTCATAAAAGAAACAATGAATCTCTAATTtcgtataaaataaataaaaggcttgtaaatgaaaatcgaaacaaaattGGTTTCCTTATACaccaaaattaaattttaatttgtgctttgaaaatcaattattCACAAACAATTATTATACTACGCTGATTGAATGCTGTCAATTCAATACAGTTAAGGATAAGTTTGTTACACTTTAGTCCTAAACTTTCTAACGACCAATTTATATATCTTTACAATCAAACGAGTAGCTCAATCGGGTTTCGAGACAATACTTTATTAAAGTCTCATTAAGCTCATGAAATATTCAGCGCACAATACTTCTATCACAATACATCCGAATTCGCTCTTTGAGCCACACCTGCGCCTACCTTTTCAGCGTAATTTATTGACATTGAAATATTAGTTGCCACCTGAAAAAATAGCGTGCGCGAGAGCGaattaattaactaaaa
This genomic window contains:
- the LOC120445313 gene encoding protein unzipped — translated: MTKVRVQSQRSTIDRMTSTSCFIGLGCFLVLVQTLAPAKAAEHSVFTHKNASSVLGQLVTSSTLVWESYEPKDATQLQFAVEGGKYVTEDEHYPMYVCRVPIDGIQVSGHTEKILQRHVCLAAHYKHGKYDNFDVLMNKGHLGKVGWRHWRKFDAGVPVGAIRIGDDSYIGRHRAPSQPNKDGVVTHWGADFNLGHLEPVGLGKIRVIEAEREKYYDDGEVLVETEPFRYELRDIKLDRLRTDIQENMTELVTRRLENLEDKYSTVETILSYTFNYNQYWGSHEGVARGLPTKIFEKDEAVPAEINWALKHTEKRSENKAVHTKLWPGTAINVTLRGNYVTLEAPYSGKLFAFYYGSEESVSRKISAEVRKSYLKEVKLEFSPVYWIENGTLVPTTTTTTTTSTSTTTHATTTSTKEPTPINEPPLVHMKDNGVQHSGPDTLEKTLHDSPSSNELNSHEAPENMSSNPAKDVALAGFGVNAAGSTFIAGSTSLTLLLTLFLSL